One region of Camelina sativa cultivar DH55 chromosome 6, Cs, whole genome shotgun sequence genomic DNA includes:
- the LOC104793483 gene encoding IRK-interacting protein-like, protein MLPSGLKETQLRESNNNNQKVHPQPMEESINQNPEAMEALISNLFGNISSLKSAYIELQSAHTPYDPEKIQAADKVVISELKNLSELKHFYRENNPKPVCVSPQDSRLAAEIQEQQSLLKTYEVMVKKFQSEIQNKDSEITQMLQKIEEANQKRLKLEKNLKLRGMSTNEGSGGDNGNLQFPDLTTELFISTYETAAKAVHDFSKPLINMMKAAGWDLDSAANSIEPDVAYAKRPHKKYAFESYICQRMFSGFQQKNFSVNSESTTVMADDDTDTFFRQFLALKDMDPLDALGTNPDSNFGIFCRSKYLILVHPKMEASFFGNLDQRDYVTGGGHPRTAFYQAFLKLAKSIWILHRLAYSFDPAAKIFQVKKGSEFSDSYMESVVKNIVVDEKEENPRVGLMVMPGFWIGGSVIQSRVYVSGVKVLE, encoded by the coding sequence ATGCTACCAAGTGGGTTGAAAGAAACCCAACTCCGTgagagcaacaacaacaaccaaaaggtCCATCCTCAACCAATGGAAGAGTCTATCAATCAGAATCCTGAAGCTATGGAAGCTCTTATTTCCAATCTCTTTGGAAACATCTCTTCTTTGAAATCTGCTTATATCGAGCTTCAAAGTGCTCATACCCCTTACGATCCTGAGAAGATTCAGGCAGCCGATAAAGTTGTCATTTCTGAACTCAAGAATCTTTCCGAACTGAAGCATTTTTACAGAGAGAATAATCCCAAACCTGTTTGTGTCTCTCCACAAGACTCTCGTTTAGCTGCAGAGATCCAAGAACAGCAGAGTCTCTTGAAGACTTACGAGGTTATGGTGAAGAAGTTTCAGTCTGAGATACAGAACAAGGATTCTGAGATCACTCAGATGCTCcagaagattgaagaagctaaccaGAAACGACTTAAGCTTGAGAAGAATCTCAAGTTAAGGGGTATGTCTACTAACGAAGGTTCTGGTGGAGATAATGGGAATTTGCAATTTCCTGACTTAACCACTGAACTCTTCATATCTACTTACGAAACTGCTGCCAAAGCTGTTCACGATTTCTCCAAGCCGCTGATCAACATGATGAAAGCTGCTGGATGGGATCTTGATTCTGCAGCCAATTCCATTGAACCTGATGTTGCTTACGCCAAGAGGCCTCACAAGAAATATGCATTTGAATCATACATTTGCCAAAGGATGTTCAGTGGGTTTCAGCAGAAGAATTTCTCAGTTAACTCAGAGAGTACGACGGTTATGGCTGATGACGACACTGACACCTTCTTCCGCCAATTTCTTGCTCTGAAGGACATGGATCCACTAGATGCTCTAGGGACTAACCCTGATTCCAACTTTGGTATATTCTGTAGGAGCAAGTATCTCATCTTGGTCCACCCAAAGATGGAAGCTTCTTTCTTTGGAAATCTAGACCAGCGTGACTACGTGACAGGAGGTGGGCACCCGAGGACCGCGTTTTACCAGGCCTTCTTAAAACTTGCAAAGTCGATATGGATCTTGCACAGGCTTGCGTACTCGTTTGATCCAGCTGCAAAGATCTTCCAAGTGAAAAAGGGTAGTGAGTTTTCTGATTCATACATGGAGAGTGTTGTGAAGAACATAGTTGtggatgaaaaagaagagaacccAAGAGTTGGTTTAATGGTTATGCCTGGGTTTTGGATTGGTGGCAGTGTGATTCAAAGCCGAGTTTATGTTTCAGGTGTGAAGGTCCTTGAGTGA